Proteins co-encoded in one Triplophysa dalaica isolate WHDGS20190420 chromosome 16, ASM1584641v1, whole genome shotgun sequence genomic window:
- the slc34a1a gene encoding sodium-dependent phosphate transport protein 2A isoform X1: MEMRAAGVTHTEPHRPLRMTSHPDRNTDIIMSSRLIRITTTEQTLSFNALHSELVGDHNLKKGSAALDVVNSYCEQNFTGADCPSSKHCEAVNTESSEDRPGEMSPLMNILKIPVLLLLLYGFVCSLDVLSSAFQLAGGKVAGDIFQDNVILSNPVAGLMVGILVTVLVQSSSTSTSIVVSLVSSGLLEVKSAVPIIMGSNIGTSVTNTIVALMQAGERNEFKRAFAGATIHDCFNWLSVLVLLPLEVASGVLSHLARVTVNNFQLHSGEEAPELLKTLTEPLTKLIIQLDKSIITGIALGDESLRNHSLVKVWCRSSLFVSSVNVTVTRNCSGELHCGKDNLTWITQNFTNQINTVKCRHLFVDSGLSDLTVGLILLAGSLIVLCTCLLLIVKVLHSLLQGQVAKVIERVINTDFPYPLGWLSGYLAMLMGAGMTFIIQSSSVFTSAMTPLIGLGVISLNRAYPLTLGSNIGTTTTAILAALASPREKLPAACQIALCHFYFNIFGILLLYPVPFTRLPIRMATALGERTAKYRWFAVLYLLVCFLLLPFLVFGISLAGWQAMIGVGAPFAAVTAFILLINLMQSHSPAHLPKTLRSWDFLPHWMHSLKPLDKLITRATAVCCITGRFNASASDPDAVVVTPDVLNVKPEMSVSKGRAEQGYDNPALSMPEEIEPRVFKLRGLERCNSTPL; encoded by the exons ATGGAAATGAGAGCAGCAGGGGTGACACACACAG AACCCCATCGACCGCTGCGAATGACATCACATCCAGACAGAAACACGG ACATCATCATGTCTTCTCGACTCATCAGAATCACCACGACTGAACAAACTCTCAGTTTTAATG CCCTTCATTCTGAACTAGTTGGGGATCACAACCTCAAAAAAGGCAGCGCGGCTCTCGACGTGGTCAACAGCTACTGTGAGCAGAACTTCACCGGTGCCGACTGTCCATCATCCAAACACTGCGAGGCAG TGAACACAGAGAGCAGCGAGGACCGGCCAGGAGAAATGTCTCCGCTTATGAACATACTGAAGATTCCTGTTCTTCTTCTGCTTCTCTACGGCTTTGTGTGTTCTCTGGATGTCCTGAGTTCTGCCTTTCAGCTGGCTGGGG GTAAAGTGGCAGGAGATATTTTCCAGGATAATGTCATCCTCTCTAACCCGGTGGCAGGACTCATGGTGGGGATTCTGGTGACGGTTCTGGTCCAGAGCTCCAGCACATCCACATCTATAGTGGTCAGCTTGGTCTCATCTGGAT tgctGGAAGTGAAATCTGCTGTCCCCATCATCATGGGCTCCAACATCGGCACATCTGTGACCAACACTATAGTTGCACTTATGCAAGCAGGAGAGAGAAATGAATTTAAACG GGCGTTTGCGGGGGCAACAATCCACGACTGTTTTAATTGGCTGTCTGTCCTGGTGCTGCTGCCTCTGGAGGTGGCGTCAGGTGTGTTGAGTCACCTGGCCCGAGTCACAGTCAATAACTTTCAACTACACAGCGGAGAAGAAGCACCTGAGCTTCTGAAGACCCTCACAGAACCCCTCACCAAACTCATCATACag CTGGATAAATCTATAATAACAGGCATCGCTCTGGGCGATGAGAGCTTACGGAATCACAGCCTTGTCAAGGTCTGGTGCAGATCCAGCCTGTTTGTG TCTTCAGTGAATGTGACAGTTACCCGTAACTGCTCTGGTgaattgcattgtgggaaagaCAATCTCACCTGGATCACACAGAACTTCACCAATCAGATCAACACAGTGAAAT gcaggcaTCTGTTTGTGGATTCGGGGCTTTCGGATCTGACCGTTGGGCTCATTCTATTGGCCGGATCTCTAATTGTCCTGTGCACCTGTCTGCTGCTGATAGTCAAAGTCCTGCATTCCCTCCTGCAAGGTCAAGTTGCAAAGGTCATTGAAAGGGTCATCAACACGG ATTTTCCTTATCCTCTCGGCTGGCTGTCGGGATATCTGGCGATGTTAATGGGAGCAGGAATGACCTTTATCATCCAGAGCAGTTCTGTTTTCACATCGGCTATGACGCCACTCATAG GTCTCGGTGTGATCAGTCTTAACAGGGCGTACCCTTTGACCCTGGGTTCCAACATCGGCACCACCACCACAGCCATCCTCGCAGCACTCGCCAGCCCCAGAGAGAAGCTTCCAGCTGCGTGCCAG ATAGCCTTGTGTCATTTTTACTTCAATATTTTTGGAATTCTGCTGTTGTATCCAGTTCCCTTCACTCGACTGCCCATCCGTATGGCAACAGCGCTGGGTGAACGCACCGCAAAGTACCGCTGGTTTGCCGTTCTCTACCTGCTGGTGTGTTTCCTACTGCTGCCTTTTCTAGTGTTCGGCATCTCTCTGGCAGGCTGGCAGGCCATGATTGGTGTGGGAGCGCCGTTTGCGGCGGTCACGGCCTTCATCCTCCTGATCAACCTCATGCAATCCCACAGTCCAGCACATCTGCCCAAAACGCTGCGCAGCTGGGACTTTCTGCCCCATTGGATGCACTCGCTCAAACCGCTCGACAAACTCATCACCAGAGCGACCGCCGTGTGCTGCATCACGGGTCGATTTAATGCGAGCGCGTCTGACCCGGATGCGGTTGTTGTGACCCCAGACGTATTAAATGTCAAACCTGAAATGTCCGTTTCCAAGGGTAGGGCAGAACAAGGGTATGATAACCCGGCTCTGTCCATGCCTGAGGAAATTGAGCCGAGGGTGTTTAAACTTCGAGGATTAGAAAGATGCAACAGCACACCGTTATAA
- the slc34a1a gene encoding sodium-dependent phosphate transport protein 2A isoform X3 produces MSSRLIRITTTEQTLSFNVGDHNLKKGSAALDVVNSYCEQNFTGADCPSSKHCEAVNTESSEDRPGEMSPLMNILKIPVLLLLLYGFVCSLDVLSSAFQLAGGKVAGDIFQDNVILSNPVAGLMVGILVTVLVQSSSTSTSIVVSLVSSGLLEVKSAVPIIMGSNIGTSVTNTIVALMQAGERNEFKRAFAGATIHDCFNWLSVLVLLPLEVASGVLSHLARVTVNNFQLHSGEEAPELLKTLTEPLTKLIIQLDKSIITGIALGDESLRNHSLVKVWCRSSLFVSSVNVTVTRNCSGELHCGKDNLTWITQNFTNQINTVKCRHLFVDSGLSDLTVGLILLAGSLIVLCTCLLLIVKVLHSLLQGQVAKVIERVINTDFPYPLGWLSGYLAMLMGAGMTFIIQSSSVFTSAMTPLIGLGVISLNRAYPLTLGSNIGTTTTAILAALASPREKLPAACQIALCHFYFNIFGILLLYPVPFTRLPIRMATALGERTAKYRWFAVLYLLVCFLLLPFLVFGISLAGWQAMIGVGAPFAAVTAFILLINLMQSHSPAHLPKTLRSWDFLPHWMHSLKPLDKLITRATAVCCITGRFNASASDPDAVVVTPDVLNVKPEMSVSKGRAEQGYDNPALSMPEEIEPRVFKLRGLERCNSTPL; encoded by the exons ATGTCTTCTCGACTCATCAGAATCACCACGACTGAACAAACTCTCAGTTTTAATG TTGGGGATCACAACCTCAAAAAAGGCAGCGCGGCTCTCGACGTGGTCAACAGCTACTGTGAGCAGAACTTCACCGGTGCCGACTGTCCATCATCCAAACACTGCGAGGCAG TGAACACAGAGAGCAGCGAGGACCGGCCAGGAGAAATGTCTCCGCTTATGAACATACTGAAGATTCCTGTTCTTCTTCTGCTTCTCTACGGCTTTGTGTGTTCTCTGGATGTCCTGAGTTCTGCCTTTCAGCTGGCTGGGG GTAAAGTGGCAGGAGATATTTTCCAGGATAATGTCATCCTCTCTAACCCGGTGGCAGGACTCATGGTGGGGATTCTGGTGACGGTTCTGGTCCAGAGCTCCAGCACATCCACATCTATAGTGGTCAGCTTGGTCTCATCTGGAT tgctGGAAGTGAAATCTGCTGTCCCCATCATCATGGGCTCCAACATCGGCACATCTGTGACCAACACTATAGTTGCACTTATGCAAGCAGGAGAGAGAAATGAATTTAAACG GGCGTTTGCGGGGGCAACAATCCACGACTGTTTTAATTGGCTGTCTGTCCTGGTGCTGCTGCCTCTGGAGGTGGCGTCAGGTGTGTTGAGTCACCTGGCCCGAGTCACAGTCAATAACTTTCAACTACACAGCGGAGAAGAAGCACCTGAGCTTCTGAAGACCCTCACAGAACCCCTCACCAAACTCATCATACag CTGGATAAATCTATAATAACAGGCATCGCTCTGGGCGATGAGAGCTTACGGAATCACAGCCTTGTCAAGGTCTGGTGCAGATCCAGCCTGTTTGTG TCTTCAGTGAATGTGACAGTTACCCGTAACTGCTCTGGTgaattgcattgtgggaaagaCAATCTCACCTGGATCACACAGAACTTCACCAATCAGATCAACACAGTGAAAT gcaggcaTCTGTTTGTGGATTCGGGGCTTTCGGATCTGACCGTTGGGCTCATTCTATTGGCCGGATCTCTAATTGTCCTGTGCACCTGTCTGCTGCTGATAGTCAAAGTCCTGCATTCCCTCCTGCAAGGTCAAGTTGCAAAGGTCATTGAAAGGGTCATCAACACGG ATTTTCCTTATCCTCTCGGCTGGCTGTCGGGATATCTGGCGATGTTAATGGGAGCAGGAATGACCTTTATCATCCAGAGCAGTTCTGTTTTCACATCGGCTATGACGCCACTCATAG GTCTCGGTGTGATCAGTCTTAACAGGGCGTACCCTTTGACCCTGGGTTCCAACATCGGCACCACCACCACAGCCATCCTCGCAGCACTCGCCAGCCCCAGAGAGAAGCTTCCAGCTGCGTGCCAG ATAGCCTTGTGTCATTTTTACTTCAATATTTTTGGAATTCTGCTGTTGTATCCAGTTCCCTTCACTCGACTGCCCATCCGTATGGCAACAGCGCTGGGTGAACGCACCGCAAAGTACCGCTGGTTTGCCGTTCTCTACCTGCTGGTGTGTTTCCTACTGCTGCCTTTTCTAGTGTTCGGCATCTCTCTGGCAGGCTGGCAGGCCATGATTGGTGTGGGAGCGCCGTTTGCGGCGGTCACGGCCTTCATCCTCCTGATCAACCTCATGCAATCCCACAGTCCAGCACATCTGCCCAAAACGCTGCGCAGCTGGGACTTTCTGCCCCATTGGATGCACTCGCTCAAACCGCTCGACAAACTCATCACCAGAGCGACCGCCGTGTGCTGCATCACGGGTCGATTTAATGCGAGCGCGTCTGACCCGGATGCGGTTGTTGTGACCCCAGACGTATTAAATGTCAAACCTGAAATGTCCGTTTCCAAGGGTAGGGCAGAACAAGGGTATGATAACCCGGCTCTGTCCATGCCTGAGGAAATTGAGCCGAGGGTGTTTAAACTTCGAGGATTAGAAAGATGCAACAGCACACCGTTATAA
- the slc34a1a gene encoding sodium-dependent phosphate transport protein 2A isoform X2, with protein MSSRLIRITTTEQTLSFNALHSELVGDHNLKKGSAALDVVNSYCEQNFTGADCPSSKHCEAVNTESSEDRPGEMSPLMNILKIPVLLLLLYGFVCSLDVLSSAFQLAGGKVAGDIFQDNVILSNPVAGLMVGILVTVLVQSSSTSTSIVVSLVSSGLLEVKSAVPIIMGSNIGTSVTNTIVALMQAGERNEFKRAFAGATIHDCFNWLSVLVLLPLEVASGVLSHLARVTVNNFQLHSGEEAPELLKTLTEPLTKLIIQLDKSIITGIALGDESLRNHSLVKVWCRSSLFVSSVNVTVTRNCSGELHCGKDNLTWITQNFTNQINTVKCRHLFVDSGLSDLTVGLILLAGSLIVLCTCLLLIVKVLHSLLQGQVAKVIERVINTDFPYPLGWLSGYLAMLMGAGMTFIIQSSSVFTSAMTPLIGLGVISLNRAYPLTLGSNIGTTTTAILAALASPREKLPAACQIALCHFYFNIFGILLLYPVPFTRLPIRMATALGERTAKYRWFAVLYLLVCFLLLPFLVFGISLAGWQAMIGVGAPFAAVTAFILLINLMQSHSPAHLPKTLRSWDFLPHWMHSLKPLDKLITRATAVCCITGRFNASASDPDAVVVTPDVLNVKPEMSVSKGRAEQGYDNPALSMPEEIEPRVFKLRGLERCNSTPL; from the exons ATGTCTTCTCGACTCATCAGAATCACCACGACTGAACAAACTCTCAGTTTTAATG CCCTTCATTCTGAACTAGTTGGGGATCACAACCTCAAAAAAGGCAGCGCGGCTCTCGACGTGGTCAACAGCTACTGTGAGCAGAACTTCACCGGTGCCGACTGTCCATCATCCAAACACTGCGAGGCAG TGAACACAGAGAGCAGCGAGGACCGGCCAGGAGAAATGTCTCCGCTTATGAACATACTGAAGATTCCTGTTCTTCTTCTGCTTCTCTACGGCTTTGTGTGTTCTCTGGATGTCCTGAGTTCTGCCTTTCAGCTGGCTGGGG GTAAAGTGGCAGGAGATATTTTCCAGGATAATGTCATCCTCTCTAACCCGGTGGCAGGACTCATGGTGGGGATTCTGGTGACGGTTCTGGTCCAGAGCTCCAGCACATCCACATCTATAGTGGTCAGCTTGGTCTCATCTGGAT tgctGGAAGTGAAATCTGCTGTCCCCATCATCATGGGCTCCAACATCGGCACATCTGTGACCAACACTATAGTTGCACTTATGCAAGCAGGAGAGAGAAATGAATTTAAACG GGCGTTTGCGGGGGCAACAATCCACGACTGTTTTAATTGGCTGTCTGTCCTGGTGCTGCTGCCTCTGGAGGTGGCGTCAGGTGTGTTGAGTCACCTGGCCCGAGTCACAGTCAATAACTTTCAACTACACAGCGGAGAAGAAGCACCTGAGCTTCTGAAGACCCTCACAGAACCCCTCACCAAACTCATCATACag CTGGATAAATCTATAATAACAGGCATCGCTCTGGGCGATGAGAGCTTACGGAATCACAGCCTTGTCAAGGTCTGGTGCAGATCCAGCCTGTTTGTG TCTTCAGTGAATGTGACAGTTACCCGTAACTGCTCTGGTgaattgcattgtgggaaagaCAATCTCACCTGGATCACACAGAACTTCACCAATCAGATCAACACAGTGAAAT gcaggcaTCTGTTTGTGGATTCGGGGCTTTCGGATCTGACCGTTGGGCTCATTCTATTGGCCGGATCTCTAATTGTCCTGTGCACCTGTCTGCTGCTGATAGTCAAAGTCCTGCATTCCCTCCTGCAAGGTCAAGTTGCAAAGGTCATTGAAAGGGTCATCAACACGG ATTTTCCTTATCCTCTCGGCTGGCTGTCGGGATATCTGGCGATGTTAATGGGAGCAGGAATGACCTTTATCATCCAGAGCAGTTCTGTTTTCACATCGGCTATGACGCCACTCATAG GTCTCGGTGTGATCAGTCTTAACAGGGCGTACCCTTTGACCCTGGGTTCCAACATCGGCACCACCACCACAGCCATCCTCGCAGCACTCGCCAGCCCCAGAGAGAAGCTTCCAGCTGCGTGCCAG ATAGCCTTGTGTCATTTTTACTTCAATATTTTTGGAATTCTGCTGTTGTATCCAGTTCCCTTCACTCGACTGCCCATCCGTATGGCAACAGCGCTGGGTGAACGCACCGCAAAGTACCGCTGGTTTGCCGTTCTCTACCTGCTGGTGTGTTTCCTACTGCTGCCTTTTCTAGTGTTCGGCATCTCTCTGGCAGGCTGGCAGGCCATGATTGGTGTGGGAGCGCCGTTTGCGGCGGTCACGGCCTTCATCCTCCTGATCAACCTCATGCAATCCCACAGTCCAGCACATCTGCCCAAAACGCTGCGCAGCTGGGACTTTCTGCCCCATTGGATGCACTCGCTCAAACCGCTCGACAAACTCATCACCAGAGCGACCGCCGTGTGCTGCATCACGGGTCGATTTAATGCGAGCGCGTCTGACCCGGATGCGGTTGTTGTGACCCCAGACGTATTAAATGTCAAACCTGAAATGTCCGTTTCCAAGGGTAGGGCAGAACAAGGGTATGATAACCCGGCTCTGTCCATGCCTGAGGAAATTGAGCCGAGGGTGTTTAAACTTCGAGGATTAGAAAGATGCAACAGCACACCGTTATAA